Proteins found in one Mytilus edulis chromosome 2, xbMytEdul2.2, whole genome shotgun sequence genomic segment:
- the LOC139510963 gene encoding leucine-rich repeat protein soc-2-like has product MGAVKSRFLELINRGEVETYGSKHHLIDTASLSTCQHPREVIKLTITKTELATVPDSIGRFVNVTKLDLSNNLVDFIPWSIVCLKQLEVLNLSHNKLKQLPSTMFRFQGTFPRLTIIDLSYNLFERLPTELLVFENKLKTLKILNVEGNVGLVAPPLDLCMQGIETIYASLRKRQNRTDEWARWKPYYEDNFTRLKPLIEICIETIIDSKIDYLSATSVPPIIKKFLTSAEKFQEMLGPNVMKCSACKRYFTKESVFDNHVCFKEKRIQQRR; this is encoded by the coding sequence ATGGGCGCAGTGAAAAGCAGATTTTTAGAGTTGATAAATAGAGGAGAAGTGGAAACATATGGGTCAAAGCACCATCTTATTGATACAGCCTCACTATCAACATGCCAACACCCACGAGAAGTGATCAAATTGACTATCACAAAAACTGAACTTGCTACTGTTCCAGATTCCATTGGCCGCTTTGTTAATGTTACAAAACTTGATCTTTCAAATAATTTGGTAGATTTTATACCATGGTCCATTGTTTGTTTAAAACAATTAGAAGTGTTAAATTTATCACATAACAAGTTAAAACAACTTCCGTCGACTATGTTTCGTTTTCAGGGTACGTTTCCAAGACTGACTATCATAGATTTGAGTTATAACTTGTTTGAAAGACTACCTACAGAACTTCTAGTGTTTGAGAACAAATTGAAAACACTGAAAATACTGAATGTTGAAGGGAATGTTGGTTTAGTAGCCCCACCGTTAGATTTGTGTATGCAAGGAATAGAAACTATATATGCCTCACTCCGAAAACGTCAAAATAGGACAGATGAATGGGCACGATGGAAACCATATTATGAAGACAATTTTACACGTTTGAAACCATTGATTGAAATATGCATTGAAACCATTATTGATTCCAAGATTGATTATTTGTCTGCTACAAGTGTGCCACCAATCATTAAAAAATTCTTAACTTCAGCAGAAAAATTCCAAGAGATGTTGGGACCCAATGTAATGAAATGTAGTGCATGTAAAAGATATTTCACTAAAGAGTCAGTGTTTGACAATCATGTGTGTTTTAAAGAGAAAAGAATACAACAAAGAAGATGA
- the LOC139512685 gene encoding uncharacterized protein isoform X2, translating into MACCHGYRIPKTSKKSQAMRIVRTIGQAFEVCHKISFQSAQADDQLASFPDGCDNETLRSMKEGKDKNNQHNNSMPMSTPEKALKQAQDLLYAMAAKTPGKDPPHYVEEPESQIPLTTYHHIQLLRAQLEMQQHQTQLAIAQVHLLKDQLAAESAARIEAQARSHQLLVHNRDLLEHMAQLVTRIQELEVKVNGVSTSTENLLPPFSQLQVSWFPTTPQSGAVYTPDCHDFELDNSFVTNSPVVYSKNKVEDTDSPDSGHKEMSSENLSLHTHQGIDPMYWPGILRGQISVSSPEAMLTQNHFAGIASITGNPFANGFEDSFNQNTILRCSYEERMKIITPLPAQDASGNKLELKLNKTPKIDPPPEFRNSRSFRDSQISAQSTDSASSQDTCPLMKSDSDYYSNTTGSGHSHVNNNDNHVVMLHNINENLATKSSTAQELFPETRFSNMSDDAMINGPQISETVPSEPYGSQTSNVYQNSTCQTRQMSDTQFLDKYKQTSSTLDSIQKLELQLNRMNLDQKSASDYCLRTLNSGSKENGVTKDGSFRVKTIPPPPPPRRTESLTSDNGS; encoded by the exons aGCCAAGCTATGCGAATTGTACGAACCATTGGACAAGCTTTTGAAGTATGCCATAAGATAAGTTTTCAGTCTGCCCAAGCTGATGACCAGTTGGCCAGTTTCCCTGATGGTTGTGACAATGAAACTT tgaGGAGTATGAAAGAAGGGAAggataaaaataatcaacacaaCAATTCCATGCCAATGTCTACACCGGAGAAAGCACTGAAACAAGCTCAAGATCTTCTGTATGCTATGGCAGCCAAAACTCCA GGAAAAGATCCCCCTCATTATGTTGAGGAACCAGAATCTCAGATTCCACTGACTACATATCACCATATACAATTACTGAGAGCACAGCTAGAGATGCAACAACACCAAACACAACTAGCTATTGCACAGGTCCATTTGTTAAAAGATCAACTAGCAGCAGAGTCAGCTGCTAGAATCGAAGCCCAG GCACGTTCTCATCAACTTTTGGTGCACAACCGTGATTTGTTGGAACACATGGCACAGTTAGTTACGAGAATACAAGAGTTAGAGGTCAAGGTAAATGGAGTCTCTACATCAACGGAGAACTTGCTGCCGCCTTTTTCACAGCTGCAG GTATCATGGTTTCCCACAACTCCTCAGTCTGGGGCTGTTTATACTCCTGATTGCCACGATTTTGAGCTTGACAATTCTTTCGTAACAAATTCTCCAGTTGTTTACTCAAAAAACAAAGTTGAGGACACAGACTCACCTGACAGTGGCCATAAAGAAATGTCATCGGAGAATTTATCTCTACATACACATCAAGGCATTGATCCCATGTACTGGCCTGGTATTTTAAGAGGACAGATTTCTGTCAGCTCCCCAGAAGCAATGTTAACACAAAATCATTTTGCTGGAATAGCATCCATTACGGGCAATCCATTTGCTAATGGTTTTGAAGACAGTTttaatcaaaacacaattttacgATGTTCATATGAAGAAAGAATGAAAATCATTACACCACTGCCTGCTCAGGATGCTAGTGGTAATAAACTAGAGTTAAAACTCAATAAAACACCCAAAATCGACCCACCACCAGAATTTCGTAATTCCAGATCATTTCGTGACTCACAAATTTCAGCCCAGAGTACAGATAGTGCTTCTTCTCAAGATACATGTCCACTTATGAAATCAGACAGCGATTATTATTCAAATACAACAGGAAGTGGTCATTCACATGTAAACAATAATGACAATCATGTAGTTATGttacataatatcaatgaaaACTTGGCTACAAAGTCATCAACTGCCCAGGAACTTTTCCCAGAAACAAGGTTTTCAAATATGAGTGACGATGCAATGATCAATGGACCCCAGATATCAGAAACTGTGCCATCAGAACCATATGGAAGTCAAACATCAAATGTTTACCAAAATTCTACGTGTCAAACAAGACAAATGTCAGATACTCAGTTTCTggacaaatataaacaaacaagttCAACACTAGATTCCATACAAAAGTTAGAACTTCAGTTAAATCGCATGAATCTGGACCAGAAGTCAGCATCGGATTATTGTTTAAGGACTTTGAACAGTGGATCAAAAGAGAATGGTGTCACAAAAGATGGTTCCTTTCGTGTGAAGACTATTCCTCCCCCGCCTCCACCTCGACGGACAGAAAGTCTCACTTCTGATAATGGAAGCTAG